Proteins encoded in a region of the Ciona intestinalis chromosome 6, KH, whole genome shotgun sequence genome:
- the LOC100184571 gene encoding inactive serine protease 35, whose amino-acid sequence MNFCVVVGVISLVVVGLFHPASCVRVNIENYSWQRPRLPHLASVAEIEEGRAEYHGHVAQVLKGDCDLDCQIQKDNQPISIEELDRDMSFETLDVVKQLKFKTIVNVTESSILPSEPALDTQVEIEDEPSSRHKRAIFGLDTRFQLPAKKFSTMFPFSTAVKLSTGCAGVLLSPKHVLTSAHCLHDGKRYLKGVKKLRVGRVVKKKLRKRNKKRRKKGRKNRKSAALSRSKRSSTPTYKLKFKWTRAKRTHLPEGWIRRPGQPNSGLSVEYDYAVVELKKPLGNASMKMGISPAREHLPGSHRIHFTAFGQNKDNDLLYRYCAVDEQSNDIMYHRCDAQRGTSGAGVYVRLYDRDTRSWDRRVIGIFSGHQWVNMGEGQPRKEYNTAVRITPRKFAQICFWTTDDDSECRGN is encoded by the exons ATGAatttttgtgttgttgttggtgtaaTTTCACTCGTCGTCGTTGGGTTATTTCACCCAGCATCATGTGTACGAGTGAACATCGAGAATTATTCTTGGCAACGGCCGCGTTTGCCGCATCTTGCCTCGGTTGCCGAAATCGAAGAGGGTCGAGCTGAATATCACGGCCATGTTGCTCAAGTTTTGAAAGGCGATTGCGACCTGGACTGTCAGATACAAAAGGACAATCAACCAATATCGATTGAAGAGCTGGACAGAGATATGAGTTTTGAAACCTTGGACGTGGTGAAGCAACTCAAGTTTAAAACCATTGTCAACGTAACCGAATCCAGCATATTGCCCAGCGAACCTGCACTGGACACGCAAGTTGAAATTGAAGACGAACCAAGCAGTAGGCACAAGCGGGCAATCTTTGGTTTAGACACCCGGTTTCAATTACCTGCCAAAAAGTTTTCAACCATGTTTCCGTTTTCCACTGCTGTAAAATTGTCCACCGGATGCGCGGGAGTTCTTTTATCACCAAAGCACGTTTTAACCTCAGCTCACTGTTTGCATGACGGGAAACGGTATCTTAAG GGTGTCAAAAAACTTCGCGTTGGTCGTGTAGTGAAGAAAAAGCTTCGTAAGCGTAACAAGAAACGAAGAAAGAAGGGGCGAAAGAACAGAAAGTCTGCGGCTCTTTCTAGATCCAAGAGATCCAGTACCCCTACTTACAAACTAAAATTCAAGTGGACGAGAGCGAAGAGAACTCACCTACCCGAAGGCTGGATAAGACGACCTGGACAACCTAACAGTGGACTAAGTGTTGAATACGATTATGCTGTTGTAGAACTAAAGAAACCCCTTGGAAACGCCTCAATGAAAATGGGCATCAGTCCAGCAAGAGAGCATTTGCCCGGCAGTCATAGAATTCATTTCACCGCATTTGGACAGAATAAGGATAACGATTTGCTTTATCGGTATTGCGCTGTGGATGAGCAGTCGAACGACATCATGTATCATAGATGTGACGCTCAAAGAGGTACATCCGGCGCTGGCGTCTATGTTCGCTTGTACGACCGTGACACACGTTCTTGGGACCGTAGAGTAATCGGAATTTTCTCTGGGCACCAATGGGTCAATATGGGCGAAGGACAACCACGCAAGGAGTACAACACAGCTGTGAGAATTACTCCACGCAAGTTTGCGCAGATTTGCTTTTGGACCACGGACGATGACAGCGAATGTCGCGGTAATTGA